A window of Hymenobacter aerilatus contains these coding sequences:
- a CDS encoding DNA topoisomerase IV subunit B translates to MADEQLPLAPPAHAYNEDSIRSLDWREHIRLRPGMYIGKLGDGSAADDGIYVLVKEVIDNCIDEHVMGYGRTIEVKITDTRVQVRDYGRGIPLGKVVDVVSKINTGGKYDSKVFQKSVGLNGVGTKAVNALSNYFLVQSTRDGEQKSAEFARGELQKNPKPVKTSQRNGTLMVFEPDDTIFKNYRFIPEYLESQIRNYCYLNAGLAINFNGQKYLSENGLLDLLRHKTDEESLRYPIIHLKGEDIELALTHGNDYGEEHYSFVNGQYTTQGGTHLAAFREALVKTVREHFGKDYDAADIRASVIGAISVRVQEPVFESQTKTKLGSLNMGPDGPTVRGFILDFVKEHLDNYLHKNPDTKEALKKRIEQSERERKDMAGVKKLANQRAKKANLHNRKLRDCRLHFGENKHDNEQLTTLFITEGDSASGSITMSRNVETEAVFSLRGKPLNCFGLKKKVVYENEEFNLLQHALNIEEGIENLRYNRVVIATDADVDGMHIRLLLLTFFLQFFPDLVRNGHVYILETPLFRVRNKKQTIYCYNEQEKQQAIRQLGRNPEITRFKGLGEISPDEFGKFIGDNIRLEPVILQAERSVQQILTYYMGKNTPARQEFIIDNLRLEKDLITSDVLPVEEAPAEQLEAADIAVA, encoded by the coding sequence ATGGCCGACGAACAACTTCCCCTCGCACCGCCCGCCCACGCCTACAACGAGGATAGCATTCGCTCCCTCGACTGGCGCGAGCACATCCGCCTGCGGCCGGGTATGTACATTGGCAAGCTCGGCGACGGCTCGGCCGCCGACGATGGTATTTACGTGCTGGTGAAGGAAGTCATCGACAACTGCATCGATGAGCACGTGATGGGCTACGGCCGCACCATTGAAGTGAAGATTACGGACACCCGCGTGCAGGTACGCGACTACGGTCGTGGCATTCCGCTGGGTAAAGTGGTAGATGTGGTCAGCAAGATCAACACCGGCGGTAAGTACGATAGCAAGGTGTTCCAGAAGTCGGTAGGGCTGAACGGGGTAGGGACCAAGGCTGTGAATGCGCTCAGCAATTACTTCTTGGTGCAAAGCACCCGCGACGGCGAACAGAAAAGCGCCGAATTTGCCCGCGGGGAGCTGCAGAAAAACCCCAAGCCGGTGAAAACCAGTCAGCGCAACGGCACGCTGATGGTTTTTGAGCCCGACGATACCATCTTTAAGAACTACCGCTTCATTCCGGAGTATCTGGAAAGCCAGATCCGTAACTACTGCTACCTCAATGCGGGCTTGGCCATCAACTTCAACGGCCAGAAGTATCTCTCCGAAAATGGTCTGCTGGACCTACTGCGCCATAAGACCGACGAGGAGAGCCTGCGCTACCCTATCATCCACTTGAAGGGCGAGGATATTGAGCTTGCCCTTACCCACGGCAATGACTACGGCGAGGAGCATTACTCATTTGTCAACGGCCAGTACACTACCCAGGGCGGCACGCATTTGGCCGCCTTCCGCGAGGCCCTGGTGAAAACCGTGCGTGAGCACTTCGGCAAAGACTACGATGCGGCTGACATTCGGGCGTCGGTTATTGGTGCTATATCGGTGCGGGTGCAGGAGCCGGTGTTCGAGAGCCAGACCAAGACCAAGCTGGGCAGCCTCAACATGGGTCCCGACGGCCCGACGGTGCGCGGCTTCATCCTGGACTTTGTGAAGGAGCACCTCGACAACTACCTCCACAAGAACCCCGATACCAAAGAAGCCCTCAAGAAGCGCATCGAGCAGAGCGAGCGGGAACGTAAAGACATGGCTGGCGTGAAAAAACTGGCCAACCAGCGCGCTAAGAAAGCTAACCTGCACAACCGCAAGCTCCGCGACTGCCGCCTACACTTCGGTGAAAACAAGCACGACAACGAGCAACTTACTACCCTGTTCATCACGGAGGGTGACTCGGCTTCGGGCTCCATCACCATGAGCCGCAACGTGGAAACCGAGGCGGTGTTCAGCTTGCGCGGGAAGCCGCTGAACTGCTTTGGGTTGAAGAAAAAGGTGGTGTATGAAAACGAGGAATTTAACTTGCTGCAACATGCCCTCAATATCGAGGAAGGCATTGAAAACCTGCGCTATAACCGCGTAGTAATCGCCACCGATGCCGACGTGGACGGCATGCACATTCGGTTGTTGCTGCTCACGTTCTTCCTGCAATTCTTTCCTGACTTGGTGCGCAACGGCCACGTATACATTCTGGAAACGCCGCTGTTCCGCGTGCGCAACAAGAAACAGACGATTTACTGTTACAACGAGCAGGAAAAGCAGCAGGCCATCCGGCAGCTGGGGCGCAACCCCGAAATCACGCGCTTCAAAGGGCTAGGTGAAATCTCGCCTGATGAGTTCGGGAAATTCATTGGCGACAATATTCGCCTGGAACCCGTCATCTTGCAGGCTGAGCGCTCGGTGCAGCAAATCCTGACCTACTATATGGGTAAGAATACGCCCGCCCGTCAGGAGTTCATCATTGATAACCTGCGCCTGGAAAAGGATCTGATTACCAGCGACGTGCTACCCGTAGAAGAAGCGCCAGCCGAGCAGCTGGAAGCGGCCGATATCGCGGTAGCGTAA
- a CDS encoding AI-2E family transporter: MLPHSNNFNAPRHTAPSAEVKQSSVVHYTFVLIGLSLLVFVLHKLDGIILPIAFSALLAVLLLPVCRRLEVWGLSRVLAIVVCLLLVVTLLIGLFYVFGTQLMQFRNEIPLFQQKLAQYFDQLQQMLSSRFGFQPISKDQVIDQSLETLKNRAGGWLGTTLDTTTSVLSVVTLIPIYIFCLLYYRDHMRQFLFRFVTPDKRTSVLNTMDSIQTVVQAYISGLLTVIVIVAVLNAIGLLILGVKFAIFFAIFASVLAVIPFIGIFIGAALPTLITLVETGSPLKALGVIGVFAFVQFLEGNFITPTITGSKVSINPMAAIIALILGGELWGTPGMILSIPLTAVLKVIFDASKSTEPWGFLLGDVADGEDNPDKHKGQPGFFGRMWQQLSGKS, encoded by the coding sequence ATGTTACCCCATTCCAATAATTTTAATGCCCCACGCCATACAGCGCCATCCGCTGAAGTGAAGCAGTCGTCGGTGGTACACTACACGTTTGTGCTCATTGGCCTCTCGTTGCTGGTGTTTGTGCTGCACAAGCTTGATGGTATCATTTTGCCCATTGCTTTCTCGGCTTTGCTAGCTGTTCTGCTACTGCCGGTTTGTCGGCGGCTAGAAGTCTGGGGCCTTTCACGCGTCTTAGCTATCGTGGTGTGCTTGCTGCTGGTCGTAACCCTGCTGATTGGGCTGTTTTACGTCTTCGGTACACAGCTTATGCAATTCCGCAACGAGATACCGCTGTTTCAGCAGAAGCTGGCGCAGTACTTCGATCAGCTACAACAAATGCTCAGCTCCCGCTTTGGCTTTCAGCCCATTAGCAAAGACCAGGTAATTGATCAGTCGCTGGAAACATTGAAAAATCGTGCAGGCGGCTGGCTGGGCACTACCCTAGATACCACTACCAGCGTGCTGAGCGTAGTAACGCTGATTCCTATCTACATTTTCTGCCTGCTGTACTACCGCGACCATATGCGGCAGTTTCTGTTTCGCTTTGTGACGCCCGACAAGCGTACATCGGTGCTGAATACCATGGATAGCATCCAGACGGTGGTGCAAGCCTACATCTCTGGCCTACTTACGGTAATTGTGATTGTGGCCGTGCTGAACGCCATTGGCCTGCTGATCCTAGGGGTAAAGTTTGCCATCTTCTTCGCCATTTTCGCCTCGGTACTGGCTGTTATTCCGTTCATCGGCATCTTCATTGGGGCGGCTTTGCCTACCTTGATTACCCTAGTAGAAACCGGCTCACCGTTGAAAGCCCTGGGCGTTATTGGTGTTTTTGCGTTTGTACAGTTCCTCGAAGGCAATTTTATCACGCCTACCATCACGGGTTCTAAGGTGAGCATCAACCCCATGGCCGCCATTATTGCACTGATTTTGGGTGGGGAGCTATGGGGCACGCCGGGCATGATTCTGAGCATTCCGCTGACGGCCGTGCTCAAGGTGATTTTTGACGCTTCGAAGTCGACGGAGCCGTGGGGCTTTCTGCTGGGCGATGTGGCCGATGGCGAAGACAACCCCGATAAACACAAGGGCCAGCCGGGTTTCTTCGGCCGTATGTGGCAACAACTTTCGGGCAAATCGTAA
- a CDS encoding ferritin-like domain-containing protein yields MAAITEKTARAYNDLVEINETGAKGYQEAAEGVSNPQLKSEFTQLSQQRAQFASELKQHASQYGIQTEQEGTIEGAVADAAAAVHRGWINLKSAITGQDENAILGEAETGDATALKAYETALSAEGLPQDAKSLIQQQHGQILAAKNKITSLKK; encoded by the coding sequence ATGGCTGCTATCACCGAAAAAACTGCACGTGCTTACAACGACCTCGTAGAAATCAACGAAACGGGTGCTAAAGGCTATCAGGAAGCCGCCGAGGGTGTATCGAACCCACAATTGAAATCAGAATTCACCCAGTTGAGCCAGCAGCGCGCTCAGTTTGCTAGCGAACTGAAACAACATGCCAGCCAATATGGCATCCAGACGGAACAGGAAGGCACCATTGAGGGTGCTGTAGCCGACGCCGCTGCGGCCGTACACCGCGGCTGGATCAATCTGAAATCGGCTATTACAGGCCAAGATGAAAACGCCATTCTGGGCGAAGCCGAAACCGGCGATGCCACGGCACTGAAAGCCTACGAAACGGCTCTGAGCGCAGAAGGCCTGCCCCAGGATGCCAAAAGCCTGATTCAGCAGCAGCACGGCCAGATTTTGGCCGCCAAAAACAAAATCACCTCTTTGAAGAAGTAG
- a CDS encoding exonuclease domain-containing protein yields the protein MYAIIDLETTGGQPTQDRITEIAIFIHDGEKIVDQYSTLLNPGRQIPFFITQLTGINDEMVRDAPRFHEVARKVVEMTEGCVFVAHNVRFDYSFLKKEFADLGYNYSRKTLCTVRLSRSLIPGQPSYSLGKLCQNIGIPLQDRHRAAGDAHATAILFDRLLKISQQDEALQAPGTSAADTLAAVDAVAPAGKKPSARKVKAVQEAIKTALLPPLITPQKVASLPQEAGVYYFHNEAGEVIYVGKSINIYKRIQQHFAVDYKSRKSLEFKNSIADITWELTGSELVALLYESHEIKRLKPLYNRAQRRSVFPAGIFLRTDENGYKHLYYGRADDHSESHPLIALGNQFKAKGFLFHKVAKFNLCQKLCDLYKTTGSCFDYQVHRCKGACVGLESPEEYNQRVEQAIESFTYEHGSFVVIGPGRTPFEQTIVVVENGRYLGFGYVDDTFSARRLDDFKEVITRYNDNKDVQQIIRQYVRTKRRGEKVKVFK from the coding sequence TTGTACGCCATCATCGACCTTGAAACCACCGGCGGGCAGCCTACCCAGGACCGCATCACGGAAATAGCCATCTTCATCCACGATGGCGAGAAAATCGTGGACCAATACAGCACATTGCTGAATCCGGGCCGGCAAATTCCGTTTTTTATCACGCAGCTCACGGGCATTAACGACGAGATGGTGCGGGATGCGCCGCGCTTTCATGAGGTGGCGCGCAAGGTGGTGGAGATGACCGAGGGCTGCGTGTTTGTGGCCCACAACGTGCGCTTCGACTACTCCTTTCTGAAGAAGGAGTTTGCCGACTTGGGCTATAACTACTCGCGCAAGACACTGTGCACGGTGCGCCTGAGCCGCTCCCTGATTCCGGGACAGCCCAGCTACAGTCTGGGCAAGCTGTGCCAGAATATCGGGATTCCGCTGCAGGATAGGCACCGCGCCGCCGGCGACGCCCACGCCACGGCTATTTTGTTTGATAGACTTCTCAAAATCAGCCAGCAAGATGAGGCCCTGCAAGCGCCCGGCACGTCGGCGGCCGATACGCTGGCGGCGGTAGATGCGGTGGCGCCCGCCGGCAAGAAGCCCAGCGCCCGCAAGGTGAAGGCCGTACAAGAGGCTATCAAAACGGCGCTGCTGCCACCGTTGATTACCCCCCAAAAGGTGGCGTCCCTACCCCAGGAGGCGGGCGTATACTACTTCCATAACGAAGCGGGCGAGGTGATTTACGTGGGCAAGAGCATCAACATCTATAAGCGCATTCAGCAGCACTTTGCGGTGGACTACAAGTCGCGCAAGAGCCTGGAGTTTAAGAATTCCATTGCGGATATCACCTGGGAATTGACAGGCTCGGAGTTGGTGGCGCTGCTCTACGAGTCGCACGAGATTAAGCGTTTGAAACCGCTGTACAATCGTGCCCAGCGACGCTCGGTGTTTCCGGCGGGTATTTTCCTACGCACCGACGAAAACGGCTACAAACACCTCTATTACGGCCGCGCCGATGACCACAGCGAATCGCATCCACTCATTGCGCTGGGCAACCAGTTTAAAGCCAAAGGTTTCCTGTTTCACAAGGTTGCGAAGTTCAACTTGTGCCAAAAGCTATGCGACCTGTACAAAACAACGGGTTCATGCTTCGACTACCAGGTGCATCGCTGCAAGGGCGCCTGCGTGGGCCTGGAGTCGCCTGAGGAGTATAACCAGCGGGTAGAGCAGGCCATTGAGTCGTTCACCTATGAGCACGGCTCGTTTGTGGTGATTGGGCCCGGCCGCACACCCTTCGAGCAAACCATTGTAGTGGTAGAAAATGGCCGCTACCTGGGTTTCGGCTACGTAGACGATACCTTCTCGGCACGCCGACTGGATGATTTCAAGGAGGTCATCACGCGCTACAACGACAACAAGGACGTGCAGCAGATAATCCGCCAATACGTCCGCACCAAACGCCGCGGAGAGAAGGTGAAGGTGTTTAAGTAG
- a CDS encoding DNA topoisomerase IB, with amino-acid sequence MSTSTAPRPKTKKKRLDPLEEAHLLYKDPARQAELAGLRYATDDKPGIVRKPTRAGNFTYSSAKGEKITDQETLDRIHGYVIPPAWTDVWISPSANTHLQVTGRDAKGRKQYRYHPSWDQARSLTKFSRLRAFGEQLPALRQRLQKDLNRPKLDKQKVIALVLLLMDQSFIRVGNKEYAKKNKSYGLTTLRDKHVKIEGDDVRFSFVGKKGVPHDVTLHDRKLARLVRKCKDIPGQHLFQYYDATGHRAELESGDVNDYLHEVTGMALSAKDFRTWGGTVKMVTCLEAVLAEEPDLPKEKVLKRAVKDVAAGLGNTPTVCSKYYIHPQVVDLFNSDKLIDYLRRHDVDPTENDLLSPTEHMVLDMLTEVKG; translated from the coding sequence ATGTCGACCTCTACCGCCCCCCGCCCCAAAACCAAAAAGAAGCGCCTCGATCCGCTGGAAGAAGCGCACTTGCTCTACAAAGACCCCGCCCGCCAGGCCGAACTGGCCGGCCTGCGCTACGCCACCGACGACAAACCGGGTATTGTGCGCAAGCCTACCCGCGCCGGCAACTTCACCTATTCTTCGGCCAAGGGCGAGAAAATCACCGACCAGGAAACCCTGGACCGCATCCACGGCTACGTGATACCGCCCGCCTGGACGGACGTCTGGATTTCGCCTTCGGCCAATACGCACCTGCAAGTAACCGGGCGCGATGCCAAGGGACGCAAGCAGTACCGCTACCACCCGTCCTGGGACCAGGCCCGCAGCCTCACCAAGTTCAGCCGCTTACGCGCGTTTGGCGAGCAGCTACCCGCCCTGCGCCAACGGCTGCAAAAAGACCTGAATCGCCCCAAGCTAGACAAGCAAAAGGTAATTGCGCTGGTACTCTTGCTGATGGATCAGTCCTTTATCCGGGTAGGGAATAAGGAGTACGCTAAAAAGAACAAGAGCTACGGCCTGACTACCCTGCGCGACAAGCACGTGAAAATCGAGGGCGACGACGTGCGTTTTAGCTTTGTGGGCAAGAAAGGCGTACCGCACGACGTAACCTTGCACGACCGGAAGCTGGCTCGCCTGGTCCGCAAGTGCAAGGATATTCCCGGCCAGCATTTGTTTCAGTACTACGACGCTACCGGCCACCGCGCCGAGCTGGAATCGGGCGACGTGAACGACTACTTGCACGAAGTAACGGGCATGGCGCTATCGGCGAAGGACTTCCGTACCTGGGGCGGCACCGTGAAAATGGTTACATGCCTGGAAGCCGTGCTGGCTGAAGAGCCGGACCTACCCAAAGAGAAGGTGTTGAAGCGAGCCGTGAAAGACGTAGCCGCCGGTCTAGGCAACACGCCCACCGTGTGCTCCAAGTACTACATTCATCCGCAAGTGGTCGACCTCTTTAACTCTGATAAGCTCATCGACTACCTCCGCCGCCACGACGTAGACCCCACCGAAAACGACCTGCTTTCTCCCACCGAACACATGGTACTAGACATGCTGACGGAGGTGAAAGGGTGA
- a CDS encoding TonB-dependent receptor domain-containing protein — translation MKKPLSFVSLLLCGHVALAQTTPAGPTLVGGSRPMGGAPAGATKADARITGTVVDAATKKPVPFATVALIDTSTGKPIDGAACDDAGKFTISGVAAGNYQLQFSFIGYKTVEQPITVGNGNLNVGTVSLVSTAQQLAEVRVEGQRSLIEEKVDRTVYNAEQDQTTRGGDATDVLKRVPLLTVDLDGNVSLRGNQNVRVLINNKPSTITASSISDALKQIPADEIKSVEVITSPSAKYDAEGSGGIINIVTKKNNLQGKTLSIDTSVGNRGSNLGLNGSYRVGRMGFSLGGWGRAGYNTPGTFSNDQQTFNSSGALASTTSQQADTRNNNVFGRYTLGWDFDINKYNSLSASVRYGLRSGTNYQDDLLTRSDFYGTSGAILTRTGDTRNVQTNDKSNNVDVSLGYTHTTDKPQQELSFLGVYSRNNRNNDFTNTITDLVNTAPGANLTPYRLKNLNDSYNEELTVQVDYQTPIGDKQLIEFGAKDIRRKVNSDYTYLRAEGESEGAYQPLNNAGLNNTFDYTQNIAAAYAAYTLSFLKQYTLKAGARYEYTTIDAKFANEATDTTNIPSYGVLVPSVNLSRKLANGNVLKVAYNRRIQRPSLQFLNPNVQASNTRNATQGNPVLDPEYTNNYELGYNTFIKNVLLNMSVFVRNTTGSIQSVRRPATPEEIELYALSEGAVFTNFANIGQENAYGGSLFLNAKIGNKFTLNGGPDFYYATLRNNVPEPTYNASNEGFVISGRLFGTYNLSDNWSLQGFGFARGRQVQLQGYQSGFGVYSLSIRREFAEKRGSIGLGAENFFSPRIPIRTEFTSPLLVQNSENIPNRLNIKLNFSYRIGKLSVADARPRRRRSVNNDDLKEGGEGADPSSTPAQQPAGGGGGRGQR, via the coding sequence ATGAAAAAGCCTTTATCCTTTGTGAGTTTGTTGCTGTGCGGCCACGTGGCGCTGGCACAAACAACGCCCGCGGGTCCTACCCTCGTGGGCGGTTCCCGGCCGATGGGCGGTGCCCCGGCAGGAGCCACAAAGGCCGATGCCCGCATTACGGGTACCGTAGTGGATGCCGCTACCAAAAAGCCGGTGCCGTTTGCCACAGTTGCCCTCATCGACACCTCCACTGGCAAGCCCATTGACGGTGCCGCCTGCGACGACGCGGGCAAGTTCACCATCAGCGGCGTAGCCGCTGGCAATTATCAGCTCCAGTTCAGCTTCATCGGCTACAAAACGGTGGAGCAGCCTATTACGGTAGGCAACGGCAACCTGAACGTGGGCACCGTATCGCTGGTTTCGACGGCCCAGCAGCTGGCCGAGGTACGTGTGGAGGGCCAACGCTCCCTGATTGAGGAAAAGGTAGACCGCACCGTATACAACGCCGAGCAGGACCAGACCACCCGAGGCGGCGACGCCACCGACGTGCTCAAGCGCGTACCCCTGCTCACGGTGGACCTGGACGGCAACGTGAGCCTACGCGGCAACCAAAACGTGCGCGTGCTCATCAACAACAAGCCTTCTACTATCACGGCCAGCAGCATTTCGGATGCCCTCAAGCAGATTCCGGCCGATGAGATTAAGTCTGTTGAAGTGATTACCTCGCCATCGGCCAAGTACGACGCCGAAGGCTCGGGCGGTATCATCAACATCGTTACCAAGAAAAACAACCTGCAAGGCAAGACTCTGAGCATTGATACCAGCGTGGGCAACCGAGGCTCTAACCTGGGCCTGAACGGCAGCTACCGGGTAGGCCGCATGGGCTTCTCGTTGGGTGGCTGGGGTAGGGCCGGCTACAACACGCCGGGTACGTTCTCCAACGACCAGCAGACGTTTAACTCATCTGGTGCGCTGGCGTCTACCACTTCGCAGCAAGCCGACACGCGTAACAACAACGTCTTTGGGCGCTACACGCTGGGCTGGGATTTCGACATCAACAAATACAACTCCCTATCGGCCTCGGTGCGCTACGGGCTACGCAGCGGGACCAACTACCAAGACGACCTGCTGACGCGCTCCGACTTCTACGGCACGTCGGGCGCCATTCTGACCCGCACCGGCGACACGCGCAACGTGCAAACCAACGACAAGTCGAACAACGTGGACGTGAGCCTGGGCTACACCCACACCACCGACAAGCCGCAACAGGAACTCAGCTTCTTGGGGGTGTACAGCCGCAACAACCGCAACAACGACTTCACTAACACCATTACCGACCTGGTGAACACCGCGCCGGGAGCCAACCTGACGCCCTACCGTCTCAAAAACCTGAACGACAGCTATAATGAGGAGCTGACCGTGCAGGTTGACTACCAAACCCCCATCGGCGACAAGCAGCTAATTGAGTTTGGAGCCAAAGATATCCGGCGCAAGGTGAACAGCGACTACACCTACCTGCGCGCCGAAGGCGAATCGGAGGGTGCCTACCAGCCGCTGAACAATGCGGGCCTCAACAACACGTTTGATTACACCCAGAACATAGCGGCCGCCTACGCTGCCTACACGCTCAGCTTCCTGAAGCAGTACACGCTGAAAGCAGGCGCCCGCTACGAGTATACCACCATCGACGCTAAGTTTGCCAACGAGGCCACCGATACCACCAACATTCCGTCGTACGGGGTGTTGGTGCCCAGCGTGAACCTCTCGCGCAAGCTGGCCAATGGCAACGTGCTGAAGGTAGCCTACAACCGTCGTATTCAACGCCCCTCGCTGCAATTCCTGAACCCCAACGTGCAGGCGTCGAATACGCGCAACGCTACCCAGGGTAATCCGGTATTGGACCCAGAATATACCAACAACTACGAGTTGGGCTACAACACCTTTATCAAAAACGTATTGTTGAATATGTCGGTGTTTGTGCGCAACACTACCGGCTCTATTCAATCAGTGCGCCGCCCGGCTACTCCAGAAGAAATTGAGCTATACGCGCTGTCGGAAGGTGCCGTCTTTACCAACTTCGCCAACATCGGCCAAGAAAACGCCTACGGGGGTAGCCTGTTCCTGAATGCCAAAATCGGCAACAAGTTCACCCTGAACGGTGGCCCCGATTTCTACTACGCTACCCTGCGCAACAACGTGCCAGAGCCCACTTACAACGCCAGCAACGAAGGCTTTGTAATTAGCGGCCGTTTGTTTGGTACGTACAACCTCTCCGACAACTGGAGCCTGCAAGGCTTTGGCTTTGCCCGCGGCCGCCAGGTGCAGTTGCAAGGCTACCAGAGCGGATTTGGGGTATACAGCCTCAGCATCCGTCGCGAGTTTGCCGAGAAGCGCGGCAGCATTGGCCTGGGTGCCGAAAACTTCTTCTCGCCCAGAATCCCGATTCGTACGGAGTTTACCTCGCCGCTGCTGGTGCAGAACAGCGAGAACATTCCGAACCGTCTGAACATTAAACTGAACTTCAGCTACCGCATTGGCAAGCTAAGCGTAGCCGATGCCCGGCCGCGTCGCCGTCGCAGCGTCAACAACGACGACCTGAAAGAGGGCGGCGAGGGTGCAGATCCTAGCTCTACCCCCGCGCAGCAGCCAGCAGGTGGGGGCGGCGGCCGCGGCCAGCGCTAA
- a CDS encoding sensor histidine kinase encodes MTSSAFRHFAHRFSRPLLWVMFGSALLLAQPLTWSVQLPPQFWVRQFLLLLLWVALFYFNAQVAVPRLLFRGRTSWFIAVLAASLVAVLLLNSLIENLLHLPELMHKAFHPDGSPSRRRSSAGWFDMGTLLISMLVLGISTSVAVVRKWQNDAQIRRELEQQQTTAELSFLKAQINPHFFFNTLNNIYALTVVNGELARQAIHTLSRMMRYVLYETQASTTLLSQEVSFVQDYISLMQLRLTDKVTVTFERPTPLLRDVPVAPMLLLPFIENAFKHGVSATLPSQIYIGLHQQHGTLTLEVRNTVFPDKRPAVEEVGSGIGLTNTRRRLDLLYPQRYQLSVEEATASKEFRVLLSLEVTKKDYTIPDATETYA; translated from the coding sequence ATGACCTCTTCTGCCTTTCGGCATTTCGCGCACCGTTTCTCGCGCCCGCTGCTCTGGGTGATGTTTGGCTCGGCCCTGCTCCTGGCCCAGCCGCTTACCTGGAGTGTGCAGCTACCTCCGCAGTTTTGGGTACGCCAGTTTTTGCTGCTTTTGCTGTGGGTGGCGTTGTTTTATTTCAACGCGCAAGTGGCCGTGCCACGGCTGCTCTTTCGGGGGCGTACCAGTTGGTTTATTGCGGTGCTGGCCGCTTCGTTGGTGGCAGTGTTGCTTCTCAACTCGCTCATCGAAAACCTGCTGCACCTGCCTGAGCTGATGCACAAGGCTTTTCACCCAGATGGCAGCCCCTCGCGGCGCCGTTCGTCGGCGGGGTGGTTTGATATGGGCACGCTGCTCATTTCTATGCTGGTGCTGGGCATTAGCACCAGCGTGGCTGTGGTGCGCAAATGGCAAAATGACGCGCAAATTCGGCGCGAACTGGAGCAACAGCAAACTACCGCCGAGCTGTCGTTCCTAAAAGCGCAGATCAACCCGCACTTCTTCTTCAACACGCTCAACAATATCTACGCCCTCACGGTGGTGAACGGCGAGCTGGCCCGGCAGGCCATCCATACGCTCTCGCGCATGATGCGCTACGTGCTCTATGAAACCCAGGCCAGTACAACCCTGCTCAGCCAGGAGGTATCGTTTGTGCAGGACTACATTTCGCTGATGCAGCTACGCCTGACCGACAAAGTGACCGTTACATTCGAGCGCCCTACTCCCCTGCTGCGCGATGTGCCTGTTGCGCCCATGCTACTGTTGCCCTTCATAGAAAATGCCTTTAAGCACGGCGTAAGCGCTACCCTACCCAGCCAGATCTACATTGGCCTGCACCAACAGCACGGCACACTCACGCTAGAGGTGCGCAACACCGTATTTCCTGATAAGCGCCCCGCCGTGGAGGAGGTAGGCAGTGGTATCGGCCTCACCAATACCCGCCGCCGCCTCGATCTGCTTTACCCCCAGCGCTACCAGCTAAGCGTGGAAGAAGCTACAGCAAGTAAGGAATTTCGTGTATTGCTTAGTTTAGAGGTAACGAAGAAAGACTACACGATTCCCGACGCTACAGAAACATATGCGTAA
- a CDS encoding LytR/AlgR family response regulator transcription factor: MKTLRCIAVDDEPLALGLVCAFVEQTPFLDLVGRYSSAVEALQGLHQLPDIDLIFLDIQMPDLSGLELARVLDRGRPGTGPRIIFTTAYNQFALDGYRVDALDYLVKPFNYEEFLRAATKAHAYASLAQPAALPAAPPEPEEEYLFLKIEYQLVRVAFQDILYIEGLKDYVKVHLTGDARPLLSLTSLKVLEEKLPARRFMRIHRSTIVALDKIRAVTRNSVQIEDQTLPVSDQYKEAFTQFLSRWT; the protein is encoded by the coding sequence TTGAAAACCCTCCGTTGCATTGCCGTTGATGATGAGCCGCTGGCTCTGGGGCTGGTATGCGCTTTTGTGGAGCAAACGCCCTTCCTGGACCTGGTAGGCCGCTACAGCAGTGCCGTAGAAGCGCTGCAGGGCCTGCACCAGCTGCCGGATATTGACCTGATTTTCCTGGATATCCAAATGCCCGACCTCAGTGGGCTAGAGTTGGCGCGCGTGCTCGATCGGGGCCGGCCGGGCACGGGGCCGCGCATCATCTTCACCACGGCCTACAACCAGTTTGCGCTGGATGGCTACCGCGTCGATGCCCTGGACTACCTCGTGAAGCCGTTCAACTACGAGGAATTTCTGCGGGCTGCCACCAAGGCCCACGCCTACGCTAGCCTGGCGCAGCCGGCCGCCCTACCCGCCGCTCCGCCCGAGCCAGAAGAAGAGTATCTGTTCCTGAAGATTGAGTATCAGCTGGTGCGCGTGGCCTTCCAGGACATCCTCTATATAGAAGGCCTGAAGGACTACGTGAAGGTGCACCTCACGGGCGACGCCCGACCCTTGCTCTCGCTCACCAGCCTAAAGGTGCTGGAAGAAAAGCTGCCGGCCCGGCGCTTCATGCGCATTCACCGCTCTACTATTGTGGCGCTCGACAAAATCAGGGCCGTGACGCGCAACTCGGTGCAGATTGAGGACCAGACTCTGCCCGTGAGCGACCAGTACAAGGAGGCCTTCACGCAGTTTCTGAGCCGGTGGACATAG